In Chanodichthys erythropterus isolate Z2021 chromosome 18, ASM2448905v1, whole genome shotgun sequence, the following are encoded in one genomic region:
- the grhl1 gene encoding grainyhead-like protein 1 homolog: MSQDHDNKRPVLVLPNDPAYNQRRPFTSEDEAWKSFLENPLTAATKAMMSINGDEDSAAALGLLYDYYKVPREKRTISHPKTDVLGSDVDPNKRNMMVPLQETSMSSENRIQVLKSVPLNIVLPGNQLNQDKRGLFPTPDTTVTVSIAAVPNYPVKTEGPSHGFSVTVPNPHCSESDGHTVVFDRQLPHNQFSPNTQPRTPDSTFPENSDVFSFPGDLQLRMGSITQEDYGSFDTVSSNNFEYTLEASKSLRQKSGDGTMTYLNKGQFYPITLRETDNGKMLHGPICKVRSVVMVVFGEEKTRDDQLKHWKYWHSRQHTAKQRCIDIADYKESFNTISNIEEISYNAISFTWDISEEAKIFISVNCLSTDFSSQKGVKGLPLNLQIDTYSYNNRSNKPIHRAYCQIKVFCDKGAERKIRDEERKQSRRKGKCTDVNPPLVNFGPDVKVPLMHKRSDITVFKTMTEFETQPVLFIPDIHFSTFQRHSFSPEDSEEGSAMKRLPYSEEEFGSPPNKLARMDEPKRVLLYVRKETEEVFDALMLKTPTVKGLVEAISEKYEVPLEKMGKVFKKCKKGIMVNMDDNIVKHYSNEDTFQIQMEEMGGMIKLTLTEI, translated from the exons ATGTCACAGGATCATGACAA TAAGCGGCCGGTGCTTGTGCTACCGAATGATCCGGCCTACAACCAGCGCCGGCCTTTCACCAGTGAGGATGAGGCTTGGAAGTCATTCCTGGAGAACCCTCTCACAGCCGCCACCAAGGCCATGATGAGCATTAATGGAGATGAAGACAGTGCCGCTGCTCTGGGTTTGCTATACGACTACTACAAG GTGCCGCGGGAAAAGAGAACAATATCCCATCCAAAGACTGACGTCCTGGGCTCTGATGTGGATCCCAACAAAAG GAACATGATGGTCCCTCTCCAAGAGACATCAATGTCATCGGAGAACAGAATCCAGGTTCTGAAATCAGTACCCCTAAACATCGTTCTTCCAGGGAACCAGCTCAACCAGGACAAGAGAGGCCTTTTCCCCACACCTGACACTACGGTGACGGTGTCCATTGCGGCTGTGCCAAACTACCCCGTGAAGACCGAGGGTCCATCACACGGTTTCTCCGTCACAGTCCCCAACCCCCACTGCTCAGAATCAGACGGTCACACGGTGGTATTTGACCGTCAGCTCCCCCACAACCAGTTTAGCCCGAACACACAGCCACGCACCCCAGACTCGACCTTCCCCGAGAACTCAGAT GTGTTCTCGTTCCCAGGGGATCTCCAGTTACGCATGGGTTCCATCACGCAGGAGGACTACGGCAGTTTTGACACAGTGTCAAG TAATAATTTTGAATACACGTTAGAAGCCTCCAAGTCTCTCCGACAGAAGTCTGGCGATGGCACTATGACGTACCTCAACAAGGGCCAGTTCTATCCAATCACTCTCAGGGAAACTGACAATGGCAAAATGCTGCACGGCCCCATCTGTAAAGTCAGG AGTGTTGTGATGGTAGTGTTTGGAGAGGAGAAAACCAGAGATGACCAACTCAAGCACTGGAAATACTGGCACTCGAGACAGCACACGGCCAAACAGAGATGCATTGATATTG CGGACTACAAAGAAAGTTTCAACACCATCAGTAACATTGAGGAGATTTCATATAACGCCATTTCATTCACATGGGACATCAGTGAGGAAGCAAAG ATCTTCATCTCAGTGAATTGTCTGAGCACAGACTTCTCCTCTCAGAAGGGAGTGAAAGGCCTACCGCTTAACCTACAGATCGACACCTACAGCTACAACAACCGCAGTAATAAGCCCATCCACCGCGCTTACTGCCAGATTAAGGTCTTCTGCGACAAGGGTGCAGAACGCAAGATTCGTGATGAGGAGAGGAAACAGTCCCGCAGGAAGGGCAAGTGCACTGACGTCAACCCTCCATTAGTAAACT ttggcCCAGATGTCAAGGTGCCCCTCATGCACAAGCGCAGCGACATCACTGTCTTCAAGACAATGACGGAGTTCGAGACGCAACCTGTTCTTTTCATCCCCGACATCCACTTCTCCACCTTCCAGCGTCAT TCTTTCTCACCAGAGGACTCAGAGGAGGG CTCAGCTATGAAGAGATTACCTTATTCTGAGGAGGAGTTTGGATCACCTCCCAATAAGCTGGCAAGGATGGATGAACCCAAAAGAG TTTTGCTGTATGTGCGCAAGGAGACGGAGGAAGTGTTTGATGCTCTCATGCTGAAAACTCCTACTGTAAAAGGCCTAGTGGAAGCG ATTTCAGAGAAATATGAAGTTCCTCTTGAGAAGATGGGAAAAGTCTTCAAGAAATGCAAGAAAGG GATCATGGTAAACATGGATGATAACATCGTCAAGCACTACTCCAACGAGGACACCTTCCAGATCCAGATGGAGGAAATGGGAGGAATGATTAAGCTCACACTAACAGAGatttga